cacaGAAAATTCCAGTATTTGGACATTGGGATGGCTATAAATGGAGTTATGATGGAATGACTAGTAAAGAGATACCATGGTTTCAAGTGAAGAAAATTCACAACGTTCGTAGAGGAGATAATATGAACTACTATAAAGTTATATTGGGATGTAATTCTGAAGCAAGTTGCTATAACATCATTCTTGGCACAAATACTATCAACATTGTGAACCAACATGGCAGACTTGTCGCAGAGGTAATTAATCTATCAGATCACCAAAAAGATAACATGTAATCAAATCTGTAATAGAATTGAATAGTAACCTAGAAAACAAGACATAAATTACCCACTACAACTAGTTAAAATACACTAATCATATATATTAAGTTAAATTCTTTctttcaccaaaaaaaaaaagttaaattcTTTCACTAATGGTGTTAGTGACTTTGTGTTTATCATCaggtaaaacaaaaaaaagcaaATTCAGGAGTACTATTTGGAGATGATGTATTAACATTGATAGTGGAAACTCATGTTGATGAGTCATTAGTTATGGCTCTTGTAACTGTTTGTAGTCTAATCCATCACAGAATTTGATTATTGGAAGTATTAATTAAGAGTAATAAGTTTAATATCTTCCTAGTCACTTTTTCTATGAAATAATAATTGTAAGCTCTATCTTCCCTTTGTTCCTGGAAATAGAGAAAAGAGAAGTTAATTATAGAATGTACCTTGAGGAATGAGTTGTTTAGATGTAATCTTGTGATGAATATTAAGGTGTACTACAAACAAGAATTTTTAAACTAACAAGAATATGAAATGACTGATATCCTAAAAATATGTAAGTTATaccataacaataataacatatccagtgaaatctcacaagtaGGTTTGAGAGGTAGTGCGTATGGAACTTTACCTCTACATTATGAGGATAGAGAGGACTATTTCTGATAGATCCTTCACTCTAATAAAgcataaccaaaaaaaaaaattaagtaattAACACCAATAAATAATACGATAATCAAATATAACATGTAATTATTAAAAGTAGGAGAAAGAAAAGTACCGCTCATGATAAGGAAAACTATACCGCACGACTACCTACTAATTACCATATATCATATTCTTGATCTTCATATCCTTCTATATATCTAGAGCCATGTCCTTGGTAAGCTACATGTGTTTCAagtcatgtctaatcacctctttcTAATACCTCTTCggtctacctctacctcttctTAGACCCACCAaaaccaacctctcacatcttcTCACTAGGGCATCTGGACATCTCCTCTTTATATGTCCGAATCATCTCAGTCCCGCTTTTCTCATCTTGTCCATCACGGGGCCACACTCACTTTGTCCCAAATATCTTCGTTCCTAATCCTATCTCGCCTAGTATATATgctcacacatccatctcaattttcaacattctcatttgtGTTACTTTCACTTTTAAACGTGGAGTTTTGTTTCATAATCAATAACAGATTATAGTCTAAACTCAAGATAGGATAGTCAATAACATAAAGTAGTTGACTAGTTGTCCACGTCTATTCATAAGCACAATTTTCTTAGATTCCATGTGTACCTATAAATGTAATTAAGCAATAGTACGTACACTCTCTTGGGACAAATAAATTAAGTCAAATGAACATGTGTTAATATACTTTGTCCTTTTATTCAGACAAGTGCttcaaatttatctttttttcatAATGCACAATACCATTGTCGGAAAAAATATGAACATATTCCTATTCACTACTCTTGAATATAAACGTTTAAAAGATAAAGAAAACACAATAAAGTAAAGATATTggaattataattcatgttcTACCAGTTTATGGGACGGAATCAGACTTAATGCTCTTCATCAATATATTCTTTCAACATTCCTAGATTAATTTCTATCTGTAATTGTACTAATTTCATACTCCttctatttcaatttatgtagTTACCGTTTTCCTTTCAAAAGTCAAATCTCTTAAATTTGACCGTCAATTCCAATATAGAATCTTTaagctttttaaaataaaattttgtatcaaGATATTaacttattaaaatatttttaaagtataTGAAAAATCGCGCTAAAAAAATAACTTGTTTAGTTCTCAAGAATGGagagcccggtgcactaaaactcCCGCTATGCGTAGGGTTCCGGGaagggtctattgtatgcagttttaccttgcatttctaccagaggttgtttccaaggcttgaacctggATAGTAACGTTACGAGTTACTCCAAGACTTTCCCTCAAgaatgatacaacataattaGAATGACGGAGTATCTTTTTGCACTAACGACaatattttgatcaattttcATATATCTCAAACTATTTCAGCGAATATCTGCTAGCTTTAT
The genomic region above belongs to Solanum dulcamara chromosome 5, daSolDulc1.2, whole genome shotgun sequence and contains:
- the LOC129888579 gene encoding protein LURP-one-related 11-like yields the protein MAKVYLNKSNYPSTISSSSSSSFSSISSTNSFVSPRREIFTLWMKSLVYHGNGCTVYDSNGQIVYRIDNYNIKRSKQVHLMDSNGKVLFSIRNRKIPVFGHWDGYKWSYDGMTSKEIPWFQVKKIHNVRRGDNMNYYKVILGCNSEASCYNIILGTNTINIVNQHGRLVAEVKQKKANSGVLFGDDVLTLIVETHVDESLVMALVTVCSLIHHRI